The proteins below come from a single Myxosarcina sp. GI1 genomic window:
- a CDS encoding ABC transporter permease subunit (The N-terminal region of this protein, as described by TIGR01726, is a three transmembrane segment that identifies a subfamily of ABC transporter permease subunits, which specificities that include histidine, arginine, glutamine, glutamate, L-cystine (sic), the opines (in Agrobacterium) octopine and nopaline, etc.), with amino-acid sequence MNKNSLQFWLRRIGLSAIALLLAIGIHSYLSPLAAQEVLKVGTEPAFPPFEMQAPDGKGLTGFDIDLFRAIGEEANLEIQFQSMPFDGLIPALQSQTINAAISGMTITAERAQTVDFSRPYFQSGLAIAVRKDSKDEIKSFDDLENKKIAVAIGTTGAQEAQKISGAEISTFDNSALALQELSNGRVDAVVNDAPVTLYAIKVGNLNNVEVVGELLTEEYYGIALPKNSPNVEKVDDAIDELLQSGRYRELYQKWFAGEPAKLPLVAPALKGEGAAFSWSQLFRNLFWGALVTIMLTALSVFFGTIGGTLLAVASISDFKPLTWLSRIYIDFFRGTPLLVQIFMIYFGIPSLIQSMGLDFSFNRLLAAVTALSLNSAAYLAEIIRGGIQSIDIGQWEASQSMGMSWRQTMRYVIFPQAFRRMLPPLGNEFITLIKDTSLVAIIGFEELFRQGQLMVATTYRSFAIYTAVALVYLLLTFIASRVFSWLEKRLDPVKRASKQASPKGSAKTGIGESLT; translated from the coding sequence ATGAATAAAAACAGCTTACAATTTTGGTTGCGGAGAATAGGGCTAAGTGCGATCGCACTATTGTTAGCGATCGGCATTCACTCTTATTTATCGCCTCTAGCGGCACAGGAAGTTTTAAAGGTAGGAACCGAACCCGCTTTTCCTCCCTTTGAAATGCAGGCACCAGACGGAAAGGGTTTGACTGGATTTGATATCGATCTGTTTAGAGCGATTGGGGAAGAAGCTAATTTAGAAATTCAATTTCAAAGTATGCCTTTTGATGGGCTAATTCCAGCTTTGCAGTCTCAGACAATTAACGCGGCGATTAGCGGTATGACTATTACCGCCGAACGCGCTCAGACTGTTGATTTTTCCCGTCCTTACTTTCAGTCGGGTTTGGCGATCGCGGTAAGGAAAGATAGTAAGGATGAGATTAAGAGTTTTGACGATTTAGAAAATAAAAAAATTGCCGTAGCTATTGGTACCACGGGAGCGCAGGAAGCTCAAAAAATATCGGGAGCAGAAATTTCGACCTTTGACAACTCAGCCCTGGCTCTTCAAGAATTAAGTAACGGTAGAGTAGATGCTGTTGTTAACGATGCTCCTGTAACTCTCTATGCCATCAAAGTTGGCAACCTAAATAATGTTGAGGTAGTTGGAGAACTGTTGACCGAAGAGTATTACGGAATTGCTTTGCCTAAAAACTCTCCTAATGTCGAAAAAGTTGATGATGCTATAGATGAACTCCTCCAAAGCGGTAGGTATCGCGAACTATATCAAAAATGGTTTGCAGGAGAGCCAGCTAAGTTACCTTTAGTTGCCCCTGCTTTAAAAGGAGAAGGTGCGGCATTCAGCTGGAGCCAACTGTTCCGCAACCTATTCTGGGGAGCGTTGGTAACTATAATGCTGACGGCATTGTCGGTGTTTTTTGGCACCATTGGCGGAACTTTACTAGCAGTCGCCTCAATTTCTGACTTTAAACCTCTGACCTGGTTGAGCCGTATCTATATAGATTTCTTTCGCGGTACGCCGCTGCTAGTACAGATCTTTATGATTTACTTTGGCATCCCGTCTTTAATACAGAGTATGGGTTTGGACTTTAGCTTCAATCGGCTTCTTGCAGCGGTTACGGCTCTCAGTCTCAATTCTGCGGCATATTTAGCCGAAATTATTCGGGGTGGAATTCAATCTATCGATATCGGACAGTGGGAAGCTTCCCAATCAATGGGGATGAGTTGGCGGCAAACCATGCGCTATGTTATTTTTCCTCAAGCTTTTCGCCGTATGTTACCACCGTTAGGTAATGAATTTATCACATTAATTAAAGACACTAGCCTAGTCGCGATTATTGGTTTTGAAGAACTATTTCGTCAGGGACAACTGATGGTTGCAACTACCTATCGTTCCTTTGCAATTTATACTGCTGTGGCTTTGGTTTATTTGCTACTAACCTTTATTGCTTCTAGAGTATTTAGCTGGCTGGAAAAACGCCTCGACCCAGTCAAACGCGCCAGCAAACAAGCATCGCCAAAAGGTTCTGCCAAAACAGGAATTGGCGAGTCGTTAACTTAG
- a CDS encoding amino acid ABC transporter ATP-binding protein — protein MSTATPVISFNNLRKSYGSLEVLRGITASLHKGDVVSIIGTSGCGKSTLLRCCNRLETINGGELKVMDIDLSQPKISSSKLRQLRTKVGMVFQQFNLFPHLSVLQNLMLAPSQVLKESKSECRDRALHYLEKVGLSSKATAYPEQLSGGQKQRVAIARSLCMKPEILLFDEPTSALDPELVGEVLRVMKQLAEEGMTMVVVTHEMNFARDVANRVIFLNKGVVEEQGDAREVLTNPQCDRLKTFLSRMNN, from the coding sequence ATATCAACTGCTACTCCCGTTATTTCCTTCAACAATTTAAGAAAAAGCTATGGTTCGTTAGAAGTGCTGCGGGGTATAACTGCTTCTTTGCATAAAGGGGATGTTGTTTCCATAATTGGGACTTCTGGCTGTGGTAAAAGTACACTGCTGCGCTGTTGTAACCGTTTGGAGACAATTAATGGAGGAGAGTTAAAGGTAATGGATATCGACCTTTCTCAACCAAAAATCAGTTCTTCAAAGTTGCGGCAGTTAAGAACTAAAGTCGGTATGGTGTTTCAACAATTCAACTTATTTCCCCATCTCAGCGTTTTGCAAAACTTAATGCTCGCTCCCTCGCAGGTATTAAAAGAATCAAAATCGGAATGTCGCGATCGCGCCTTACACTACCTAGAAAAAGTTGGTTTGAGTAGTAAAGCTACAGCCTATCCCGAACAGCTATCGGGGGGTCAAAAACAGCGAGTAGCGATCGCTCGCAGTTTGTGTATGAAACCCGAAATACTGTTATTTGACGAACCCACCAGCGCGCTCGATCCCGAATTAGTGGGAGAGGTACTGAGGGTAATGAAGCAGCTAGCCGAAGAAGGGATGACTATGGTAGTAGTTACCCACGAAATGAACTTTGCCCGCGATGTTGCCAATCGAGTTATTTTTCTCAACAAAGGAGTGGTAGAAGAACAAGGCGATGCTAGAGAAGTATTGACCAATCCTCAGTGCGATCGCCTAAAAACCTTTCTTAGTAGGATGAATAACTAA
- a CDS encoding FAD-dependent oxidoreductase, with amino-acid sequence MENKAKLVIIGAGIVGCSTAYHLAKLGWRDIVVVDRGPLFATGGSTSHAPGLVFQTNSSKTMTKLAKYTVELYSQLHTDEGTAFYDVGSIEVAYTADRWQELKRKLGWAKSWGIEAAILTPAQAKEKIPLIDETKILGAYYVPSDGIAKAVRAAEALANLAIEANAAKFYGDTRVLDIEVEAGQVKAVVTDRGKITTDRVVVCAGIWGPLIGEMVGETIPLVPVQHQYVKTSPVSELAGETREVVHPILRHQDKSMYFRQHGDCYGIGSYQHEPLLVDPKDILSNKKAPVMPSVKEFTEEHFQQAWRSTVELLPSLAGTELPYKINGMMSFTPDGFPVIGESAFARGFWVAEAVWVTHGGGVGKMVAELLTTGIPSLDIHECDINRFTQVAKSREYIWASAAQQYREVYDIIHPLAQQNHSRQLRLSPFHPRLQELGAVFFTSANWERPQWFEANTNLLEKYSIPQRQGWSAQNWSPIQGAEHLATREGVALYDLTPFTKLEVTGEGALAYLQYLCANRISSTAGKVTYTSMLDANGGIMCDLTITCLGRERFWVVTGGSVGEHDLAWMKSHLPKDNSVCIADVSASYCCLGLWGPLAPKVLGAVTDAACDDESFPFFTAQQIYIDAIPALAVRVSYVGEPGWEIYAPTESGLKLWDLLWQVGRQHGIIAAGGGAFETLRLEKGYLLWGADIHTEYDPYEAGLGFAVKPNKGEFIGREMLLQRQQYPSRKLCYLTLNDPKAVVMGKEPILAGEKILGYVASAGYGYSLGRCVLYVYLPIGYEQPGTTVEVEYFGDRYSATVTESN; translated from the coding sequence ATGGAAAATAAAGCAAAACTGGTAATTATTGGAGCGGGAATAGTTGGCTGTAGTACGGCATATCATCTAGCAAAACTAGGCTGGCGCGATATCGTAGTTGTCGATCGCGGTCCTTTATTTGCTACTGGTGGTTCTACCTCTCACGCACCAGGTCTGGTTTTTCAAACCAACTCTTCTAAAACCATGACCAAACTGGCAAAATACACCGTAGAACTATACAGTCAGCTACACACCGATGAAGGGACAGCTTTTTATGACGTGGGTAGCATTGAGGTGGCATACACCGCAGACCGTTGGCAAGAACTAAAACGCAAACTAGGATGGGCAAAGTCCTGGGGTATTGAAGCAGCGATACTTACTCCCGCCCAAGCAAAAGAAAAAATCCCCCTCATCGACGAAACCAAAATTTTAGGTGCCTACTACGTTCCCAGCGATGGCATTGCTAAAGCAGTAAGAGCGGCTGAAGCTCTAGCAAACTTGGCGATCGAGGCTAATGCTGCTAAATTCTATGGCGATACGCGGGTATTAGATATAGAAGTAGAAGCAGGGCAAGTTAAAGCGGTAGTAACCGATAGAGGAAAAATTACCACCGATAGAGTCGTAGTCTGTGCGGGTATTTGGGGTCCTTTGATTGGCGAAATGGTAGGGGAAACCATTCCTTTAGTTCCCGTACAGCATCAGTATGTTAAAACCTCTCCCGTCTCAGAGTTAGCAGGGGAAACTCGCGAGGTGGTGCATCCCATCCTGCGCCATCAAGATAAGTCGATGTATTTTCGCCAGCATGGTGACTGCTACGGTATTGGTTCCTACCAACACGAACCTTTATTAGTAGATCCCAAAGATATTCTCTCTAATAAAAAAGCACCAGTGATGCCTTCGGTGAAAGAATTTACCGAAGAACATTTTCAGCAGGCATGGCGATCGACAGTGGAACTGCTGCCTAGTTTGGCTGGGACGGAGCTACCTTACAAAATCAACGGCATGATGTCTTTTACCCCTGATGGATTTCCCGTAATTGGTGAATCTGCTTTTGCTAGAGGTTTTTGGGTAGCCGAAGCAGTTTGGGTAACTCACGGGGGTGGTGTGGGTAAGATGGTTGCAGAATTATTGACTACGGGAATTCCCAGCCTCGACATCCATGAATGCGATATCAATCGCTTTACCCAAGTTGCTAAAAGTCGCGAATATATCTGGGCGAGTGCGGCACAGCAGTACCGAGAAGTTTACGATATCATTCATCCTCTGGCACAGCAGAATCATTCTCGTCAACTGCGTTTGAGTCCTTTTCATCCTCGCTTGCAAGAGTTGGGAGCCGTGTTTTTTACTAGTGCTAACTGGGAACGCCCTCAGTGGTTTGAAGCTAATACCAACCTATTAGAAAAATACTCTATTCCCCAACGTCAAGGCTGGTCGGCTCAAAACTGGTCGCCAATACAGGGTGCAGAGCATTTAGCAACTCGCGAAGGAGTGGCACTTTACGATCTGACACCGTTTACTAAGCTGGAAGTTACGGGAGAGGGAGCTTTAGCATATCTGCAATACCTGTGTGCCAATCGTATTAGTTCTACCGCAGGTAAAGTGACTTACACTTCGATGCTCGATGCCAATGGTGGCATCATGTGCGACCTAACCATTACCTGTTTGGGTCGAGAAAGATTCTGGGTAGTAACTGGCGGTAGTGTGGGCGAACACGATCTTGCCTGGATGAAGTCTCATTTACCTAAAGATAATTCGGTGTGTATTGCTGATGTCTCTGCTAGCTATTGCTGTCTGGGACTGTGGGGACCTCTAGCACCAAAAGTATTAGGAGCAGTTACCGATGCTGCTTGTGACGATGAAAGCTTTCCTTTTTTCACAGCACAACAAATCTATATTGATGCCATTCCTGCCTTAGCAGTGCGCGTTTCCTATGTGGGCGAGCCAGGCTGGGAAATTTATGCTCCTACCGAATCTGGGTTAAAGCTATGGGACTTACTCTGGCAGGTAGGTCGACAACACGGCATCATTGCTGCTGGCGGAGGAGCATTTGAGACTTTACGCTTGGAAAAAGGCTATTTACTTTGGGGTGCGGATATTCATACCGAATACGATCCCTACGAGGCTGGCTTGGGTTTTGCCGTCAAACCTAATAAAGGAGAATTTATCGGAAGAGAAATGCTACTCCAGCGTCAACAGTATCCCAGCCGCAAACTCTGTTATTTAACCTTAAACGATCCTAAAGCGGTAGTTATGGGGAAAGAGCCGATCTTAGCTGGTGAAAAAATCTTGGGTTACGTTGCCAGCGCGGGCTATGGTTACAGTTTGGGTAGGTGCGTACTCTATGTCTATTTGCCTATCGGTTACGAACAGCCTGGTACTACTGTAGAAGTAGAATACTTTGGCGATCGCTATTCGGCAACGGTAACAGAATCGAATTAA
- a CDS encoding aromatic ring-hydroxylating dioxygenase subunit alpha, whose translation MEKVLARRSDSSIANSSQFGDAIASLNNSTSDAVGLTAEAYTSEEFLQRERQSIFTNRWICVGLGADLPNVGDLFPVEVAGMPIVLVRAPQGEIRAFHNICSHRGLQLVTKPCEQQKRIRCPYHSWAYDLEGQLKTTPHFGGYWQDTYEGFDRASKNLQSIRCSQWLDLIFVNLGNNAPPLKDYLQPVIDRWSVYDLSLLRFGRELKFEFEANWKLAVENFSESYHLPWVHPQLNNCSRMEDHFNFEVGENHVGQGSKLYRIGAMGNRTLPVFPNLQATERETVAEYISIFPNLMLGIHPDYFLALTVDPLSPSRSVERMAFYFVGDGATDNRYEALRQIPIDLWKITNDEDLETIERLQKGRHSPAFSGGCFSPALEITVHQFQRLVAEAISQ comes from the coding sequence ATGGAGAAAGTATTAGCGCGTCGCAGCGATAGCAGCATTGCCAACAGTAGCCAGTTTGGAGATGCGATCGCATCTTTAAATAACTCTACGTCAGATGCTGTCGGCTTAACTGCCGAGGCATATACCAGTGAAGAATTTTTACAACGCGAACGGCAAAGTATATTTACCAATCGCTGGATTTGTGTAGGCTTGGGTGCAGATTTACCCAATGTGGGCGATTTATTTCCCGTAGAAGTAGCTGGAATGCCCATCGTCTTAGTACGCGCTCCTCAAGGAGAAATTCGGGCTTTTCACAATATATGTTCGCACCGAGGTTTGCAGTTAGTTACCAAACCCTGCGAGCAGCAAAAACGGATTCGTTGCCCTTACCATTCCTGGGCATACGATTTAGAAGGTCAACTCAAAACTACACCTCACTTTGGTGGTTACTGGCAGGACACCTATGAAGGATTCGATCGCGCTAGCAAAAACTTACAGTCAATTAGGTGCAGTCAGTGGCTCGACCTGATTTTTGTCAATTTGGGTAACAATGCACCACCACTAAAGGATTACTTACAACCAGTTATCGATCGCTGGTCGGTTTACGACTTAAGCCTGCTGCGTTTCGGAAGAGAGCTAAAGTTTGAGTTTGAGGCTAACTGGAAACTGGCAGTAGAAAACTTTTCCGAAAGTTACCATTTACCCTGGGTGCATCCCCAGCTAAATAACTGTTCTCGCATGGAGGATCATTTCAATTTTGAAGTGGGAGAAAATCACGTCGGTCAAGGAAGCAAACTCTATCGCATTGGAGCGATGGGCAATCGCACTCTGCCTGTATTTCCCAATTTGCAAGCAACCGAACGAGAAACCGTAGCCGAATATATTTCCATCTTTCCCAATCTCATGTTGGGCATTCATCCCGACTACTTTTTAGCTTTAACAGTCGATCCCCTCAGTCCGAGCCGTTCGGTTGAGAGAATGGCATTTTATTTTGTAGGCGATGGAGCAACCGATAACCGATATGAAGCTTTACGCCAGATTCCTATCGATCTGTGGAAAATTACCAACGATGAGGACTTGGAAACTATAGAACGACTTCAGAAAGGCAGACATTCTCCTGCTTTCAGTGGTGGTTGTTTTTCTCCTGCTTTAGAAATTACCGTTCATCAATTTCAACGTTTAGTCGCTGAGGCGATCTCTCAGTAG
- a CDS encoding BCCT family transporter produces MKTKKPRSSINSSRRIPGDTNIQGWGFDIHPEVFFVSAGLILLFVLVTLIFQEPAEAAFSDLQTFIANAMGWFMILVVSIYLTVVVILALSKFGKIRLGGQTARPDFPLFAWLAMLISAGMGIGLMFWSVAEPVYHFQSPPTASFQPETGAAAQEALGVTFFHWGFHAWGVYALVGLSLGFFAYNRGLPLTIRSVFYPLIGDRIYGWMGNVVDILAVASTLFGLATSLGLGVQQVNAGLNFLFGLAENTSIQVCLIAIITGFATASVVSGLDSGVRRLSELNMILAGLFLLFVLLAGPTLFILGSFVQTLGFYFAMLPTFSFWTETFEQTDWQNSWTVFYWGWWVSWSPFVGIFIARISKGRTVREFVLGVLLLPSLLTFLWMSTFGGTALFMELSQEGSPIAQAVEENVATALFVMLEQLPITAITSFIGIILVTVFFVTSSDSGSLVVDNLTSGGKIDSPVPQRVFWAVTEGVVAAALLLGGGLQALQTASITTGLPFAIVLLIMCFSLYRGLNEELAMLEAEKLRETEPEKTLVS; encoded by the coding sequence GTGAAAACGAAAAAGCCTCGTTCTAGCATTAATTCTTCAAGGCGAATTCCTGGAGATACAAATATACAAGGATGGGGGTTTGATATTCACCCCGAAGTATTTTTTGTTTCAGCAGGACTAATTTTATTATTTGTACTAGTAACACTTATCTTTCAAGAACCAGCCGAAGCAGCCTTTAGCGATTTACAGACATTTATCGCCAACGCTATGGGTTGGTTTATGATTTTAGTCGTCAGTATTTATCTAACCGTAGTAGTAATTCTGGCTCTGAGTAAGTTTGGCAAAATTCGGCTGGGAGGACAAACTGCTCGCCCAGACTTCCCCCTATTCGCTTGGCTGGCAATGCTGATTAGCGCGGGCATGGGGATTGGGCTAATGTTTTGGAGCGTTGCCGAACCAGTCTATCACTTTCAATCACCACCAACTGCTAGCTTCCAGCCCGAAACAGGTGCGGCGGCACAAGAAGCTTTAGGTGTTACTTTTTTTCACTGGGGATTTCATGCCTGGGGTGTGTATGCTTTAGTTGGCTTGTCTTTAGGATTTTTTGCCTACAATCGCGGCTTGCCCCTAACCATTCGTTCGGTATTTTATCCGCTAATAGGCGATCGCATTTATGGCTGGATGGGTAATGTAGTCGATATTTTAGCAGTGGCATCGACTCTTTTTGGTTTGGCTACTTCTTTGGGCTTGGGAGTACAACAAGTCAATGCGGGACTCAACTTTTTATTCGGGCTAGCGGAAAATACTTCAATTCAAGTCTGTCTGATTGCCATTATTACTGGTTTTGCCACTGCCTCAGTGGTATCTGGTTTGGATAGTGGCGTACGTCGTTTGAGCGAACTGAATATGATTCTGGCTGGTTTGTTTCTGCTCTTTGTCTTACTAGCAGGACCGACGTTGTTTATTCTTGGTTCCTTTGTGCAAACTCTGGGTTTTTATTTTGCCATGCTGCCGACATTTAGTTTTTGGACGGAAACCTTCGAGCAAACTGATTGGCAAAATAGCTGGACGGTTTTCTACTGGGGCTGGTGGGTATCCTGGTCGCCTTTTGTCGGGATCTTTATCGCTCGTATTTCTAAAGGCAGAACCGTTAGGGAATTTGTCTTAGGTGTACTGCTGCTACCTTCATTGCTCACTTTTTTATGGATGTCCACCTTTGGCGGTACGGCACTATTTATGGAACTGAGTCAGGAGGGATCGCCTATTGCCCAGGCAGTAGAGGAAAATGTAGCAACTGCCCTATTTGTGATGTTGGAGCAACTTCCCATAACTGCCATCACCTCTTTTATCGGCATTATTTTAGTGACCGTATTTTTTGTCACTTCGTCTGACTCAGGGTCATTAGTAGTAGATAATTTGACTTCGGGAGGAAAAATTGATTCTCCCGTCCCTCAAAGAGTTTTTTGGGCAGTAACTGAAGGAGTTGTAGCAGCAGCCTTACTTCTTGGCGGAGGTTTACAGGCTTTACAAACTGCTTCTATTACTACGGGCTTGCCTTTTGCTATCGTGCTATTGATAATGTGTTTTAGCCTCTATCGCGGTTTAAACGAAGAACTTGCCATGCTGGAAGCTGAGAAACTCAGAGAAACCGAGCCAGAAAAAACCCTCGTTTCCTAG
- a CDS encoding GntR family transcriptional regulator has protein sequence MVRQDLSQKKMPLYLVISEELREKIIGGEYAPGEQLPSEYDLGEIFKVSRTTVRKAIANLVNQGLVTSRRGKGVFVRESSKITLALSNPLTSFEADLARQGIVSNASTIELGKIQASPEIRLRLNLSPKESQVYRQRQIISVGESPIALDTAYFPLEVGEVLAEQLQSGFTYATLDRYGFTLKRAEITLECTRANPQLSKYLNVAIGAPLLVYEYAVRTVGEGIVACGETLSSADRMCYSVVLDRD, from the coding sequence ATGGTTCGACAAGATTTGAGTCAAAAAAAAATGCCCCTATATCTTGTCATTTCTGAGGAATTACGAGAAAAGATTATAGGTGGAGAATATGCTCCAGGAGAGCAACTACCAAGCGAATACGATCTGGGTGAAATTTTTAAGGTCAGTCGTACCACAGTAAGAAAAGCGATCGCCAACTTGGTCAATCAGGGATTGGTAACTTCTCGGCGCGGCAAAGGAGTTTTTGTTAGAGAAAGCAGCAAAATAACTCTTGCTCTATCTAACCCACTGACTTCATTCGAGGCAGATTTGGCTCGTCAGGGAATAGTTAGTAATGCTAGCACCATTGAATTAGGAAAGATTCAAGCATCTCCTGAGATAAGGTTACGTTTGAATTTATCGCCAAAAGAATCTCAAGTGTATCGCCAACGTCAAATCATTTCTGTAGGCGAATCTCCTATAGCTTTAGATACTGCCTATTTTCCTCTAGAGGTTGGTGAGGTTTTGGCAGAGCAACTACAGTCTGGCTTCACCTATGCCACTCTCGATCGCTATGGATTTACTCTCAAAAGAGCAGAGATAACTTTAGAGTGTACCCGCGCTAATCCCCAACTAAGTAAATATCTAAATGTTGCTATTGGTGCGCCGCTTTTGGTCTATGAATACGCCGTTCGTACTGTAGGCGAGGGAATAGTAGCTTGTGGTGAGACTCTCTCCAGTGCCGATCGCATGTGTTATTCTGTCGTTCTCGATCGCGACTAA
- the proA gene encoding glutamate-5-semialdehyde dehydrogenase: MVASKITSSLTDIARQTRASASKLAVLSTADRNRALEEIAAALEAATSEIVEANQADLQAAKANHLAPALYARLKLGESKLQAAIAGVRDVAKLEDPVGASQIKRELDEGLILKRVTCPLGVLGIIFEARPEALIQITSLAIKSGNGVILKGGKEALNSCQTLVEVIHKALVKTKVEPDAVQLLTTREEIAQLLSLDKYIDLIIPRGSNSFVRYVQDNTQIPVLGHADGICHLYVDSAADIDKAVKITVDAKTHYPAACNAIETLLVHRDIAPKFLPTVATVLKEHHVELRGDTATRKIIDCTEATETDWSLEYSDLILAIKIVDDLEAAIAHIDRYGSKHTDAIVTEDSQAADIFQNRVDAAGVYHNCSTRFADGFRYGFGAEVGISTQQMPPRGPVGLEGLVTYKYKLTGNGHIAATYTGENAKSFTHRDL, from the coding sequence ATGGTTGCTTCTAAAATAACATCTTCTCTAACAGACATTGCCCGACAAACACGCGCCTCGGCGAGTAAACTTGCCGTGTTATCAACCGCAGACCGCAATCGAGCTTTAGAAGAAATAGCCGCTGCGCTAGAAGCCGCTACTTCAGAAATCGTAGAAGCCAATCAAGCCGATTTACAAGCTGCCAAAGCCAATCATCTCGCTCCCGCTTTGTATGCCAGACTCAAGCTAGGTGAAAGTAAACTACAAGCTGCGATCGCAGGTGTACGTGATGTCGCTAAATTAGAAGATCCTGTAGGCGCGAGTCAAATTAAGCGCGAGTTGGATGAAGGCTTAATTCTCAAAAGAGTTACTTGCCCTTTGGGAGTGTTGGGAATCATTTTTGAGGCACGTCCCGAAGCTTTAATTCAAATTACCAGTTTGGCAATTAAGTCTGGTAACGGCGTAATTCTTAAAGGCGGCAAAGAAGCTCTTAATTCTTGTCAGACTTTAGTTGAAGTCATTCACAAAGCATTAGTCAAAACTAAAGTCGAACCCGATGCCGTACAATTACTGACCACCAGAGAAGAAATCGCTCAATTGCTGTCATTAGATAAGTATATAGACTTAATTATTCCCAGAGGGTCTAACTCGTTTGTCCGTTACGTACAAGATAATACGCAAATTCCCGTTCTAGGACACGCTGACGGTATTTGTCATTTATATGTAGATTCGGCAGCAGACATCGATAAGGCAGTTAAAATTACTGTCGATGCTAAAACTCACTATCCCGCTGCCTGCAATGCGATCGAAACTCTGCTAGTACATCGAGATATTGCACCTAAGTTCTTACCCACAGTCGCTACAGTCTTGAAGGAACATCACGTAGAGTTAAGAGGTGACACAGCAACTCGTAAAATTATCGACTGTACGGAAGCGACAGAAACAGACTGGAGTTTGGAGTATAGCGATTTAATTTTGGCGATTAAAATTGTTGACGATTTAGAAGCAGCGATCGCACATATCGATCGGTACGGCTCAAAACACACCGATGCCATCGTTACTGAAGACAGTCAAGCAGCAGATATTTTTCAAAATCGAGTAGATGCAGCAGGAGTATACCATAACTGTTCGACTCGCTTTGCCGATGGGTTTCGCTACGGTTTTGGGGCAGAGGTAGGTATTAGTACCCAACAAATGCCCCCTCGCGGACCAGTTGGTTTAGAAGGTTTAGTAACTTATAAATACAAGCTGACTGGTAATGGACATATTGCTGCAACTTACACGGGTGAAAATGCTAAATCTTTTACCCATAGAGATTTATAA
- the folB gene encoding dihydroneopterin aldolase: MDSIQVTGIRCYGYVGYLPEERILGQWFEVDLTLWVDLTPAAKSDAIEDTLDYREAIAIVKQEIKTAKYSLVETLIDAIADKLLTLDKLERVRVKLSKPAAPIPDFSGKITLDITREKP, from the coding sequence ATGGATTCAATTCAAGTTACTGGCATACGTTGTTACGGATACGTTGGTTACTTACCAGAAGAACGAATATTGGGACAGTGGTTTGAAGTAGATCTTACCTTATGGGTAGATTTAACACCTGCCGCCAAAAGCGATGCTATAGAAGACACTTTAGACTATCGAGAAGCAATTGCTATAGTCAAACAGGAAATAAAAACTGCTAAATACTCTCTAGTAGAGACTTTGATTGATGCGATCGCCGATAAGCTATTGACCCTGGACAAACTAGAACGAGTTAGAGTCAAATTGTCAAAGCCAGCCGCTCCTATTCCCGACTTTAGCGGTAAAATAACTCTCGATATTACTAGAGAAAAGCCGTAA
- a CDS encoding ureidoglycolate lyase, whose translation MNQSAVLKQLSAEWISADEFQAYGQLITPSADGKLFDETDALLKLDRGTPRFYIMHLTHRGRKFHKITRHQLCTQCLGSLEGKDWFIAVCPPSPKPQPEIDKMSVFRIPGNCFIKLEVGTWHAGPYFDHETVNFYNLELSDTNIVDHDTYDFLSEQNLEFEICDRL comes from the coding sequence ATGAACCAGTCAGCAGTCCTCAAACAGCTATCAGCAGAATGGATTAGTGCAGATGAATTTCAAGCTTACGGTCAATTGATTACTCCCTCTGCTGATGGTAAACTTTTTGATGAAACCGATGCCCTATTAAAGCTCGATCGCGGTACGCCACGTTTTTATATTATGCACCTCACTCATAGAGGTAGAAAGTTTCATAAAATTACTCGCCACCAACTCTGCACTCAATGTTTGGGTTCCCTTGAAGGTAAAGACTGGTTTATTGCCGTCTGTCCCCCATCGCCAAAACCGCAGCCAGAAATAGACAAAATGAGCGTATTTCGTATTCCTGGTAACTGCTTTATCAAACTAGAAGTAGGGACTTGGCACGCAGGACCATATTTCGACCACGAAACGGTTAATTTTTATAACTTGGAACTCAGCGACACTAATATAGTTGACCACGATACTTACGATTTTTTAAGCGAACAAAATCTGGAGTTCGAAATTTGCGATCGCCTGTAA